The DNA window ttttaattttttgttaattttttttgtctttttggTGCATCAAAAGTAAAAAGTAGATTTTTTCTGAAAAAGGAACTTACGATATATATTGTATccttttgaatatatatgcacatatatatatatatatatatacatttatattaacattcacatacgtatacatatatatgtgaatatatgTGCGTATCTCGTTTCAGCAATAAATACTTCCCCCTTTACTGAAGagagaattttttaaataaaatttttgcacTTACACGGAAAAAAATGGtcaaaatgcaaaaaattaaCGCGAAATTTCGCATTGGAATTGATGACTTATATGGtataacatatacataaatatatacatgagtacaatttttttcatattatataattatggccttttttctttcattttgttccaatttatgtttcattttatgttccaattttttttttttttttttctcctttctctcaatatataattatgctaGATAGAATTATTGTCAGAAAGGTTGATTCGAGTAaagatttttcattaatactTTTTCCTCCTATTTTAAGCGAAGGTACGTACCCACATATGTACTTTTTCCTCATTCATGTTTCATGAGCAAATGAACAAGTAGCATAAAGCTGTACTGGTGTGTGTGCGTGTATCCTTACGTAAAGTGGTATATAAGAAttaggaaaataataaattggtaaattttccattttttatgtacgtatgtaagtatgcatgtgtgtgtgtacgcatatgtgtatgtatatatacatacatatgtacaagtatacatgtgcatttttataatatgttatgttcattttttttttttttttttttttgtaattgcTAATATCATAAaccatttctttttaattttacactATGCACACATGGgatatattcttaaataagATTAGCATATTTAACACTCTTTCAAGTTACATGATTGCAAAACAATCTTTTGCTTCGTACTAATTATTCTTGTGTATTTATTACGGGGGTGCATTTGTACATGTGAATACGTGGGTTTATATATTCATCGAAATCACTTTCTCAACTCCTTCCTCACTACAAAGGGTGCATATATTATTCGAAGTCGCGCAGTTAGCATACACACACGTaaatatgtacttataaGTGTgcaaaagtataaatatgtaaatgttaTTGTGCAAAAGTGTAAATAGGTACATATTATTGCGCAAAAGTGTAAATAGGTACATATTATTGCGCAAAAGTGTAAATAGGTACATATTATTGCGCAAAAGTGTAAATAGGTACATATTATTGCGCAAAAGTGTAAATAGGTACATATTATTGCGCAAAAGTGTAAATATGTGCATGTTCATGCGCAAAATTGTGTAAAGATGTAATATGTGCacgcaaatatatatatatatatatgtaaatatacacacataaatgcatataaatgcccatatatatatgttcgcACACATTTATATGCTTGTGAACGCTTGCCCCTGTGGTAGAACCACAAAAAGCCGAGTAGCAGTTAGCACCTGGGTTGTCCATCttgtgaaaaaattatacatatgacGCATGAGAAGAAGGTAAAATGAGCATATTTTGTGATGAACCTTATTTCATTGATGGTAGTAAAGATTTTGAATGTCCTGAGGCATGCCCCTTTATCAGCTATAACGATGTGTGGAAGTGTATAGGTATATGTACAACTAAGGAAAGATGTTCTTTGTACAATCCTATACTAAATTATGCAGatgaagaaacaaaaaagtgTTTGCCTTGCTTAATATCCGGATGTATAATGTGTATTCGAAGTGGAGTAAAACAatcttctaaattttttttaaatattacagAAAATTTACCTAATATATGTCTAGAATGTATGAAAGgatataaattatcaaaagatggaagaaaatgtatattagtATATGAAGAAGTGATTATTATAAgttgtaatatttttcttttgttaatattCCTTCTTCTCTTATTCTttggtatatatttttataaaaatacaaataagataaattttttattattaaaattagcTTATCAACATAGAACTTTATcaaaatttagaaataacaaaatacaTGGTAATCCATTATATCCTTTAAGTATACAAGTATCGAAGACAGATATTGGTGGTGTAGGACTTATGCTATATTTTAggtttattacatttttgaGTTTTCTTTCCATCCTTTTTATCTTAACTACTTTGTTCGAAGTTTATTTACCTTTCAGTGAACTTATACAATCATACCGAAATATTGAATCAACAAAATCTTTTGaaaattgttcatatttaaaaaaatatatataccgTAATATTTCTCGCCTAATAGATATTAGAAGTTTAGATTGGATGAAATTAGATATGTTTAATATGGTAACACGCTTTAAAGAATATGCTAtcataatttgttttatacgATACATTATATGTATGATAATCACAtttgtgtttatatataaacaaaaactTTTTGCACACTTTGAGATTAACAATTCTTCAAATATGCGGGACTTTGCTCTTTCCATATCGGATCTACCTAGTCATATTTCTGaacaagaaataaaatttttttttgaaaaactaataaataaaaaaatcgTAGGTATTTCATGGTGTCATCACTTTTAtcatgaaaaagaaaaagttttCAATTTGATTGATGAACAAATCGAGTGGGAGGATTTCAAAATGAAAGTTAAGAGGAACTACCACGAGTGGAAGGCAGAAAATGGGGCGAGTCTTTTCTTCCCCAGCGTCGACCCGGGGTGTGTAAGCGGAGAAAGTGGAGGAAGCGATATGAGTGGCAGCAGTGGAAGCGTAAGCATCAGCGAACAGATTCACGATAAAATATTATCCAACAGTAAAAACCTGATCCACGAATATCATCCTGTAATGGGAGAAGAACAAGGTTTAGGTCCAGAAGCTCCCCTTCTACCAAGAAAGGGCGTTTCTTACCAAAATTATAGGCAGCATAAATTTCTCAGCACAAGTTTAAGTAGCACAAAAAGGCGCACAAAGATTGCTAGTGGGGGCAGAATACGCAAAGTAGTAGTGCAAACTggtgaagaaaaaatttctaGTGTTAGGTGGAAGGAGGAGGTGTGCAACGGGGGCGGTGTTAACAAAGGACGTTATAGCAACGGCGGTACGAGCAGCTGTAGCAGTGGTAGCAATGCTAGAATCGAGAACGGCAAGCGTACGGGCAGGGGGTCCcttataaaaattgataCATGGCCATACCCTAAAACGACCAAACAAACCTATTTAGAAAAAGCAAATAGTCAaagaaaattcaaaattgAAGATCGTGCTCTCAAAGAAATGTCAAGTAAAATAATGGAATTATGTTCAATGAGAGAAAGCATTTCAGAAAAttcgaaaaataaatatagaaaatgtttaaagaaaaagaaatatgttcCACTTTTTATATCAAATGAAGAAagcctttttttaaaaaaagatataacaaatgatataaaatttatacataactTAAAACGTTGTGGTAATgcttttgtaatatttaatCATGTGAACGATTTAAATGAAGCCTatgatttaataaataaatacaaaatggaaaagatgaataaaaaaggttcttgtaatatttcctttttatataacctgtttaaaaagatattttcTACAAATAAGATAAGAAGGACGTGTACTTATCCGTACGATTTACTATTACCCCAGTTGTATTCTCACCCACAAAACAGATTAAATGGGACCGAAAATTTTGCGCATACCAGAGGGGTCGTACATGCACGCGCATATGCGGATGAGACGGAAGTAGAACGGAAAAATGGACAAAATGAATATGCAAATGTCGAAGATAAATCTTCAAATGTACGAGATAAATCAGTATACATGAGCGATATGCCATCCTACGCAGGGAACAAATCAGCAAATGTGATATCCGATTTCTTGACCAAATTTCATATTAATGAAAACACATTTGTGGTGGAAAAGTACGATGTCGAACCGACAGATATACACTGGCAAAATATACCAGACTATAAactagaaataataattgtaaaaatagccatatctataattttccttttttttataattattatatgtagcataattttttatgggCCATATGCTATATTCGCCCTTCATCATGCCAGTATTATGGAAAAACCAAAAAGACATGAAGTATTATTTAACGTTATTATATCACTTGTATTAGGTATATTTATAGGATTAGGAAATTTTCTTGTAACATTTTTAACAACATTGTTTGGTAGTTTTATGAAATTTGCCAAGAAACAATCTACAGatgcatttatattttatgttaatagtatttttcaaatatttcattttttactgAACGTGTTAATAACACATTTAAGTAATTCTGGAGgagataataaaataagatcttttttttctagtcaattatttaatcatttaaaaaagaataatattattttaggAGAAGAATATTCCTTAGGTCGatcattaaattataatattttgccattaatttctttatttccaactatcttttctatttttggCATGTACATTTTAccctttatatataaatcaatacaaatattattttgttcaaaTACTAGTATAAAAAAAGCAGAACAGCTTATTCAATGTCCTCCGTGCAATTTACACTACAGATATAGTGAAATTGTACTCAGTTTTACTTCTACTttgctattatttttttttacgcaCGATAAGTATAGCACTTcttttacctttttaattctttttttatcatatctattcattaaatatagaGATACCTATTTATTTCTTCGAGAAACGAAAGTTACCTACTACCACAGCACTTTTCTCTTCGATGCGGTTATGATATTTTGGTCTATTCCGACTGGTCAGCATGAACGAGTTTATATATGCCCAGTTAGCAGTGCATCGTGTGTAAACATACAACTACACACTAGGCGTATATGAAGTTTAACactgttcattttttttattttttttttattttttactctttcatgtaaaaatatatatgatcaaTTTTATCTTTGTAGGAATCCTTGCAGTACTACCATTTTACTGGGCCTGGAGAACATACAGCATAAACCTGTTAATTCTTCCCCTAATCGTTCTTTGTCAtactgtaatatattttttattttataatctTATAAATACTGCTGTagatgaaacaaaaaaagcaAGTTCCACAAACTACAAAAGCCTTTCCAAAGTTAAGGCTTATAATTGGTTCAACACAAACCCCATACATGTGCTTAAgcaatatttaaaagaaaaagatgaagattacagtttttcaaattattctcaaaaaaaggaaaataaaataattaacatgTTTTTACCGTTTACCAATTTTGAGAAGGACAAAAATGTAACAGAAGGGAGTGACAATCGAAGCAAGAAAAGGAGTAGAAGCAGAAACAGAGAAAGGAATAGAAGCCGAATCAGAAACAAAAGTcgaaatagtaataaaaacaaaaa is part of the Plasmodium malariae genome assembly, chromosome: 14 genome and encodes:
- the PmUG01_14043300 gene encoding conserved Plasmodium protein, unknown function — protein: MSIFCDEPYFIDGSKDFECPEACPFISYNDVWKCIGICTTKERCSLYNPILNYADEETKKCLPCLISGCIMCIRSGVKQSSKFFLNITENLPNICLECMKGYKLSKDGRKCILVYEEVIIISCNIFLLLIFLLLLFFGIYFYKNTNKINFLLLKLAYQHRTLSKFRNNKIHGNPLYPLSIQVSKTDIGGVGLMLYFRFITFLSFLSILFILTTLFEVYLPFSELIQSYRNIESTKSFENCSYLKKYIYRNISRLIDIRSLDWMKLDMFNMVTRFKEYAIIICFIRYIICMIITFVFIYKQKLFAHFEINNSSNMRDFALSISDLPSHISEQEIKFFFEKLINKKIVGISWCHHFYHEKEKVFNLIDEQIEWEDFKMKVKRNYHEWKAENGASLFFPSVDPGCVSGESGGSDMSGSSGSVSISEQIHDKILSNSKNLIHEYHPVMGEEQGLGPEAPLLPRKGVSYQNYRQHKFLSTSLSSTKRRTKIASGGRIRKVVVQTGEEKISSVRWKEEVCNGGGVNKGRYSNGGTSSCSSGSNARIENGKRTGRGSLIKIDTWPYPKTTKQTYLEKANSQRKFKIEDRALKEMSSKIMELCSMRESISENSKNKYRKCLKKKKYVPLFISNEESLFLKKDITNDIKFIHNLKRCGNAFVIFNHVNDLNEAYDLINKYKMEKMNKKGSCNISFLYNLFKKIFSTNKIRRTCTYPYDLLLPQLYSHPQNRLNGTENFAHTRGVVHARAYADETEVERKNGQNEYANVEDKSSNVRDKSVYMSDMPSYAGNKSANVISDFLTKFHINENTFVVEKYDVEPTDIHWQNIPDYKLEIIIVKIAISIIFLFFIIIICSIIFYGPYAIFALHHASIMEKPKRHEVLFNVIISLVLGIFIGLGNFLVTFLTTLFGSFMKFAKKQSTDAFIFYVNSIFQIFHFLLNVLITHLSNSGGDNKIRSFFSSQLFNHLKKNNIILGEEYSLGRSLNYNILPLISLFPTIFSIFGMYILPFIYKSIQILFCSNTSIKKAEQLIQCPPCNLHYRYSEIVLSFTSTLLLFFFTHDKYSTSFTFLILFLSYLFIKYRDTYLFLRETKVTYYHSTFLFDAVMIFWSIPTGILAVLPFYWAWRTYSINLLILPLIVLCHTVIYFLFYNLINTAVDETKKASSTNYKSLSKVKAYNWFNTNPIHVLKQYLKEKDEDYSFSNYSQKKENKIINMFLPFTNFEKDKNVTEGSDNRSKKRSRSRNRERNRSRIRNKSRNSNKNKKKIFFLDSIKSVFFNDNTKNNYEKLDSNYEKDRKQNIKSTEKKKKLRDNNVTNEKTTENIKIWGTSYQNNNSNYSHTKHNYYAERGEEAYACKREDSYNYDDVFEQYMGSDYEKKNKNEHATWKNEDVCKKYMKNDCTENKNEKNGKNRQYSSNDFCVIKMDKKKFKKRSLIPKLSTFSRKKIIVREENIQHTSHTSMSENKQKENRKTKDKHELNELKKIIKVTKEEEYSNDKEKGEKRHSSKKNKNKKKKKKELIYYEIGKEYLQGAQFAHYTNDYNELYDFIHRIYISLSSKAYSIKAFPYLKRSH